The following coding sequences lie in one Candidatus Neptunochlamydia sp. REUL1 genomic window:
- a CDS encoding Lpg1974 family pore-forming outer membrane protein, with translation MDHTTSHIYLHYKMAELMAHRVFHPFGNPHLRMNLLGGLTGVWLHQGWKVRYFDAELNNTMINNRWKYWGFGLRGGLSFDWFWGRDFYATGKMTTALVVGHYQNHAKQETSVIPQPGDNPAVPIRDVRYDDYRVSYTLQFLLGPSYQKSFTSWRMEVFTGYKMSIWSNLQEVFRSTSAPADQAKQTWLDTGLVALHGLTTRATFNF, from the coding sequence GTGGATCATACAACAAGTCATATTTACCTCCATTACAAAATGGCAGAACTCATGGCTCACCGAGTCTTTCACCCTTTTGGTAACCCGCACCTGCGCATGAATCTTCTTGGAGGCTTGACGGGAGTATGGCTCCATCAGGGATGGAAGGTACGTTATTTCGACGCAGAGCTCAATAATACGATGATTAATAATCGATGGAAATACTGGGGATTTGGACTGCGCGGAGGACTTAGCTTCGATTGGTTTTGGGGACGTGACTTCTACGCTACCGGAAAAATGACCACTGCTCTTGTCGTCGGGCACTATCAAAACCATGCCAAACAAGAAACCAGTGTGATCCCTCAGCCTGGAGACAACCCAGCAGTCCCTATTCGAGACGTACGCTACGATGACTACAGAGTCTCCTATACACTGCAGTTTCTTCTCGGTCCTTCTTATCAGAAGAGCTTTACTTCGTGGAGAATGGAGGTTTTTACTGGGTATAAAATGTCAATCTGGAGCAATCTTCAAGAAGTCTTCCGCTCGACAAGTGCACCTGCCGACCAAGCAAAACAGACGTGGCTAGACACGGGCCTTGTCGCTCTACACGGTCTGACAACACGAGCCACCTTCAATTTTTAA
- a CDS encoding L-threonylcarbamoyladenylate synthase, translated as MYTEYFGPVNREDLGCSSAKLESAARKLQQGGLVAFPSETVYGLGATVLNEGALKRLYQVKERPQDRSLSVHIANFSQLQFVAADIPLEAHALAKEFLPGPLTLILKKSPNLSSLITGGKKTIAVRISSDPIARRLIELTGCPLAAPSANQSGKPSPTRASHVLEDFNGKIEGLVDGGQTRFGMESTLISLEDPACPTLYRFGVIPQKEIERVLNRKVPVHPLALVLNGNSNLTKMRSAVRLFSSWEEMKIYLKLSSKSKRLIMSDEPSLVSDGVHFQLKSTNLYEGLRIAERDGYAEVLVLCTPKLKQNILLLNRLKQIART; from the coding sequence ATGTACACCGAATACTTTGGACCGGTAAATCGCGAGGATCTTGGGTGCTCTTCGGCTAAGCTTGAGAGTGCAGCACGAAAACTGCAGCAGGGGGGGCTTGTTGCTTTTCCTTCTGAAACTGTTTATGGGCTCGGGGCGACAGTCTTAAATGAAGGAGCTTTGAAGAGACTTTATCAGGTTAAGGAGCGCCCTCAAGACCGCTCACTTTCGGTTCATATTGCCAACTTTAGTCAGCTCCAATTTGTTGCAGCAGATATCCCTCTAGAGGCTCATGCTCTTGCTAAAGAGTTTCTTCCTGGCCCACTCACTCTCATTTTGAAAAAGAGTCCGAACCTATCGAGTCTCATTACTGGCGGAAAGAAGACTATTGCAGTCCGAATTTCTTCGGACCCTATTGCCCGCCGGTTGATTGAATTAACAGGTTGTCCCCTTGCAGCTCCTTCTGCTAACCAGTCAGGGAAACCGAGTCCTACTAGGGCTAGCCATGTGCTTGAAGATTTTAATGGGAAAATTGAAGGTTTGGTTGATGGAGGGCAAACGAGATTTGGAATGGAATCAACTTTAATCTCTTTAGAAGATCCAGCGTGTCCAACTCTGTATCGTTTTGGCGTGATTCCTCAGAAAGAAATTGAGCGAGTGCTCAATAGAAAAGTGCCGGTTCATCCCCTGGCTTTGGTTTTAAATGGGAACTCAAATCTTACCAAAATGCGTAGTGCCGTTCGCCTTTTCTCTTCGTGGGAAGAAATGAAGATTTATCTTAAGCTCAGTTCAAAAAGTAAGCGATTGATTATGAGCGATGAACCGTCTTTGGTAAGTGATGGAGTTCACTTTCAGTTAAAGTCTACTAATCTGTACGAAGGACTTCGTATTGCTGAGCGTGATGGTTACGCAGAGGTGCTTGTCTTATGCACTCCAAAGTTGAAGCAAAATATCCTTCTTCTTAATCGTTTGAAGCAAATCGCTAGGACTTAG
- a CDS encoding DUF6314 family protein gives MKKEDLIGKWKIQREISALDGTPKGRMWGSGFFDIYEGNQLLYQEQMCHETQHEELLFATKFYRYHFKPEQVLIYFYQEEDRRLFMTLPIIDGELKGHAECKSDSYFLQWNWVNSNSFLTRYSISGPKKNIIIESEFRR, from the coding sequence ATGAAGAAAGAAGATTTGATCGGAAAGTGGAAGATCCAGCGAGAGATTTCAGCCTTGGATGGAACGCCTAAAGGGAGAATGTGGGGGAGTGGATTCTTCGATATTTATGAAGGAAATCAACTCCTATATCAGGAACAAATGTGTCATGAAACGCAGCACGAAGAACTTCTGTTTGCCACAAAGTTTTACCGGTATCATTTTAAGCCAGAGCAGGTTTTGATTTATTTTTATCAAGAGGAAGATAGGCGTCTTTTTATGACGCTCCCTATTATTGATGGGGAACTCAAAGGGCATGCTGAGTGCAAAAGCGACTCGTATTTCCTTCAGTGGAATTGGGTTAATTCGAATAGCTTTTTGACGCGCTACTCGATTTCAGGACCGAAGAAAAATATCATTATTGAAAGTGAGTTTAGGCGATGA
- a CDS encoding DUF748 domain-containing protein: MKKALIIIFGIIVVLILGGILVWNMLPTIISHKLSKEAGVSVTIGDIQVSPSSVRVDSIRVGNPPEYKKTPRALSVDELGINVPLTRFFDDNIVIDEMTMDDVYVGLAFDSSRSKNGNWTIIMNNMSKSTSDEKAKAKKSGKSTSVLIKKLIITDLKIELAYKAAGKANQKLRPIDRIELTNISSEGGIPTSQIMNIVMQETLRNIFSKEGLQNMLEGVLDPSDSRGGVMDSIKGLFSDVILLDNDWEKYEVEFEEAQ; this comes from the coding sequence ATGAAAAAGGCTCTCATTATTATTTTCGGAATTATTGTTGTTTTAATTCTTGGAGGAATCCTTGTGTGGAATATGCTTCCTACAATTATTTCTCACAAATTATCGAAAGAAGCAGGAGTATCTGTTACGATTGGAGACATTCAAGTTAGCCCATCTAGCGTTCGAGTTGACTCAATTCGAGTGGGAAACCCACCTGAATATAAAAAGACGCCTCGCGCTCTTTCAGTAGATGAATTGGGTATCAATGTCCCTCTCACTCGCTTCTTTGATGATAATATTGTAATTGATGAAATGACAATGGATGATGTTTATGTGGGTCTAGCGTTTGATTCTTCCAGAAGTAAGAATGGGAACTGGACAATAATTATGAATAATATGAGCAAGTCTACTAGTGACGAAAAAGCTAAGGCAAAGAAGAGTGGAAAATCAACTTCGGTCCTTATTAAAAAGCTCATTATTACAGATCTTAAGATCGAGCTTGCCTATAAGGCTGCTGGAAAAGCCAACCAAAAGCTGCGACCCATTGATCGGATCGAGCTGACAAATATTAGTAGCGAAGGCGGCATTCCCACCTCACAAATCATGAATATCGTCATGCAAGAAACACTTCGCAATATCTTCAGTAAAGAAGGTCTTCAAAATATGCTTGAAGGTGTCCTGGACCCAAGTGATTCAAGAGGAGGTGTTATGGATTCCATAAAAGGGCTTTTCTCTGATGTCATTCTTCTTGATAACGATTGGGAAAAGTATGAAGTGGAGTTTGAAGAAGCTCAGTGA
- a CDS encoding alpha/beta hydrolase, producing the protein MRKKLLITISSCLILAVAAIGHIYYHQEDMLFQKATLSEDYVFNFEELFEELFLDTAEGARINALYFKTQNPKGVVLYFHGRGGNLSGNWGKVSQEFTSRGYDLFVMDYRGFGKSKGKLSEKALCHDADYCYNYLNNLYREDQIIIYGRSLGTGIATYVASHHDPKTLVLEAPYFSILDLTPRQIPYVPRFLIPPLLKYHFRTDQWIVRVDAPILIFHGTKDELIPYDSSIRLLRLIKDKQDTSLISIENGTHNHLRFHPKYQNALSIALE; encoded by the coding sequence ATGAGAAAAAAACTTCTTATTACAATTTCTTCCTGTTTGATCTTGGCAGTGGCTGCAATTGGTCACATCTACTACCACCAGGAAGATATGCTATTCCAAAAAGCCACGCTTTCGGAGGATTATGTCTTCAACTTCGAAGAGCTTTTTGAAGAATTATTTCTTGATACCGCTGAAGGCGCTCGTATCAATGCCCTCTATTTTAAAACCCAAAACCCGAAAGGGGTTGTCCTTTACTTCCATGGACGTGGAGGCAACCTTTCCGGAAACTGGGGCAAGGTCTCACAAGAATTCACCTCACGTGGCTACGATCTCTTCGTAATGGATTACCGTGGTTTTGGAAAAAGCAAGGGAAAACTAAGCGAAAAGGCCCTCTGCCATGACGCAGATTATTGCTATAACTACCTCAATAATCTCTATCGAGAAGACCAAATCATCATTTATGGGCGCTCGCTTGGCACTGGAATTGCTACCTATGTCGCTTCTCATCACGACCCCAAAACCCTTGTTCTTGAAGCTCCCTATTTCAGTATTCTTGATCTTACACCGCGGCAAATCCCCTACGTTCCCAGGTTCCTTATCCCACCGCTTCTGAAATACCACTTCAGAACCGATCAGTGGATTGTCCGTGTTGATGCGCCTATTCTTATTTTCCACGGTACAAAGGATGAACTTATCCCCTATGACTCGAGCATCCGACTCCTTCGGCTTATTAAAGATAAACAGGATACTTCACTTATCTCCATTGAAAACGGAACACATAACCACCTTCGTTTCCACCCCAAATACCAAAATGCGCTTTCTATCGCCCTAGAGTGA
- a CDS encoding IS630 family transposase, with protein sequence MKKTLNHPKACETKRQIFQGKIAEYKRLGKPIVYIDESGFAHDMPRTHGYSKIGQRCFGTHDWGAKGRTNAIGALLGTSLLTLALFECNINTEAFSIWAEEDLLPKLPSESILVMDNASFHKSKSMQEKIQAAGHTLEYLPPYSPDLNPIEHKWAQAKSKRRKYQCGIDELFKEHCL encoded by the coding sequence ATAAAAAAAACGCTCAACCATCCCAAGGCCTGCGAAACAAAAAGACAAATCTTTCAAGGAAAAATCGCAGAATATAAACGTTTGGGAAAGCCAATTGTATATATTGATGAAAGCGGGTTTGCCCATGATATGCCCCGCACCCACGGTTACTCCAAAATAGGACAGCGATGTTTTGGCACTCATGATTGGGGAGCAAAAGGAAGAACAAATGCAATAGGGGCATTACTTGGAACAAGCCTCCTTACACTTGCGTTATTCGAGTGCAATATTAATACAGAGGCCTTTTCCATTTGGGCAGAGGAGGACTTGCTACCGAAACTTCCCTCTGAAAGTATTCTGGTTATGGATAATGCTTCATTCCATAAAAGCAAATCTATGCAAGAGAAGATCCAGGCTGCAGGCCATACCTTGGAGTATCTTCCTCCCTATTCTCCTGATCTAAACCCTATTGAACACAAGTGGGCACAGGCAAAGTCTAAGCGAAGAAAATATCAATGTGGAATAGACGAACTTTTCAAGGAGCACTGCCTATAA
- the rlmB gene encoding 23S rRNA (guanosine(2251)-2'-O)-methyltransferase RlmB produces the protein MRIIMGKHAIEEVAKRNPERLIRVYSYKKENHLGIDVTVVSKQKLSAMAGSESHQGIIAEVKEREFLLPKEFLKTAPEKSIVLMVDSINDPQNFGTILRAAECFGVDAVIYSKNRNVALTPVVSKASVGASEIVPLMPVSNLADTLKKFQTGGYFSVAAEVAPGAHSLSSFEFPIQTLLIMGAEGSGIQPLLSKNSDFHVMIPMQGSIDSLNVSQATAVFLSKFL, from the coding sequence ATGAGAATAATTATGGGAAAACATGCCATAGAAGAAGTGGCGAAGAGGAACCCTGAGCGACTGATTAGAGTCTATTCCTATAAAAAAGAGAATCACTTAGGAATTGATGTAACCGTTGTTTCAAAACAAAAGCTTAGTGCGATGGCAGGTTCAGAATCCCATCAAGGGATTATTGCAGAAGTGAAGGAAAGAGAGTTTTTACTTCCTAAAGAGTTTCTAAAAACGGCGCCTGAGAAGAGCATTGTTTTGATGGTCGACTCGATCAATGATCCACAGAATTTTGGAACGATCCTTCGCGCTGCCGAATGTTTTGGTGTAGACGCGGTGATTTATTCTAAGAACCGCAACGTAGCTCTGACCCCTGTGGTGAGTAAAGCAAGCGTAGGTGCTTCTGAAATCGTTCCTTTAATGCCAGTATCGAACCTAGCTGATACTCTAAAGAAATTCCAGACGGGAGGCTATTTTTCGGTAGCAGCGGAAGTTGCCCCTGGTGCTCATTCTCTTTCTTCTTTTGAGTTTCCGATTCAAACCTTATTAATCATGGGGGCTGAGGGAAGTGGAATACAGCCTCTTCTCTCAAAAAATTCAGATTTCCACGTGATGATTCCGATGCAAGGATCGATTGACTCCCTTAATGTTTCACAAGCAACGGCAGTGTTCTTGTCTAAATTCCTCTGA
- a CDS encoding histidine phosphatase family protein gives MREIYIIRHGETEWARDGKHTGLTDIPLTDTGEYQAASLGRRIESIKFSHIFSSPLKRALDTCKICGFDPQIDKDLVEVDYGAYEGLTSKEIHETNPKWNVFTYGAPNGESIEALLARANKFIKKIEGLEGKIAVFTSGHFSRAFVTQWLELPIDSSRRFSLATASLSILGYEHTKRALKLWNDTSHYNRKSK, from the coding sequence GTGAGAGAAATCTATATCATTCGTCATGGAGAAACGGAGTGGGCTCGAGATGGAAAACATACGGGCCTAACCGATATTCCTCTTACAGACACGGGGGAATACCAGGCTGCCTCTTTAGGGAGACGCATAGAGTCTATTAAGTTTAGCCACATTTTTTCAAGCCCTCTTAAACGAGCACTTGACACCTGCAAAATCTGCGGATTTGATCCTCAAATTGATAAAGACCTTGTAGAAGTAGACTATGGTGCTTACGAAGGACTGACTTCCAAGGAAATTCATGAAACAAACCCAAAGTGGAATGTCTTTACTTATGGTGCACCAAATGGAGAGTCTATTGAAGCACTCCTAGCCCGTGCAAATAAATTCATAAAAAAAATAGAGGGATTAGAAGGAAAAATCGCTGTCTTTACTAGTGGTCATTTTTCACGTGCCTTTGTTACCCAGTGGCTTGAACTTCCAATCGATAGTTCAAGACGTTTTTCCCTTGCCACAGCATCACTTTCTATTTTAGGATATGAACATACTAAACGAGCCTTAAAGCTTTGGAACGACACATCTCACTATAATAGGAAGAGCAAATGA
- a CDS encoding trehalase family glycosidase, producing the protein MNLEKYIQTSGPLFEKVQKEALFKDAKTFVDATPKSDPKLILKTFNNEKDKDNFNLKSFVTTHFSLPKEVEESIPKASNMKDYIWKMWDVLLKEMKAPSPYSSLISLPNPHIVPGGRFRECFYWDSYFTALGLLVSGQVSLIKDMVENFAFLIQELGFIPNGNRVYFASRSQPPYFSFLLTLLYDAGEKEFALSYYPYLEKEYRYWMEHAHTLKDGTRLNHYFDALNIPRPEAYKRETELSKTSNHPEFFRNLRAACASGWDFSSRWLGNQQEFSSIWALDILPIDLNCLLYHMEETLIRFSADLHIEQTGYSKAAALRKTAIQRIFWKDGFYFDYHFPLQEHTPTYSLAAATPLFVKVATEDQASAVAKKLEKDFLLDGGFVTSLTEGTHQWDMPNGWAPLEWITIKGLLNYGYTDLALEGARRWLALNEKIFNEKETLLEKYNVRECTANVSRGEYELQQGFGWTNGVALKLMELLDGFENQK; encoded by the coding sequence ATGAACCTTGAAAAATATATTCAGACTTCAGGACCTTTGTTTGAAAAAGTTCAAAAAGAGGCGCTCTTTAAAGACGCAAAGACTTTTGTCGATGCCACTCCTAAGTCTGACCCTAAGCTAATTCTCAAAACCTTTAACAATGAAAAAGATAAAGATAATTTCAATCTTAAATCCTTTGTAACAACCCACTTTTCCCTGCCGAAGGAAGTTGAAGAATCCATTCCCAAAGCCTCGAATATGAAGGATTATATCTGGAAAATGTGGGACGTCTTGCTAAAAGAAATGAAAGCCCCGTCTCCCTATAGCTCGCTTATCTCACTCCCTAATCCTCATATTGTTCCCGGAGGTCGATTCCGCGAATGCTTCTATTGGGATAGTTATTTCACAGCCCTGGGACTCCTAGTCAGTGGACAGGTGTCTTTGATCAAAGATATGGTTGAGAATTTCGCCTTCTTGATTCAAGAGCTTGGCTTCATTCCAAATGGAAACAGGGTCTATTTTGCTTCTCGATCGCAACCCCCATACTTTTCCTTTCTTTTGACTCTTCTCTACGATGCTGGGGAAAAAGAATTCGCTCTATCCTACTATCCTTATCTGGAGAAGGAATACCGCTACTGGATGGAGCATGCACATACCTTGAAAGATGGGACACGCCTCAACCACTACTTTGATGCCCTTAATATTCCTCGCCCTGAAGCCTACAAGAGGGAGACTGAGCTTTCAAAAACCTCAAATCACCCCGAGTTCTTCCGCAATCTTCGTGCTGCTTGCGCTTCGGGTTGGGATTTCAGTTCCCGTTGGCTAGGAAATCAACAAGAATTCTCCAGTATTTGGGCTCTCGATATTCTTCCCATTGATCTGAATTGCCTCCTTTATCACATGGAAGAAACCCTTATCCGTTTTTCGGCAGACCTTCACATAGAGCAAACGGGCTATTCAAAAGCTGCAGCACTTAGAAAAACTGCCATTCAGAGAATTTTTTGGAAGGATGGATTCTACTTTGACTATCATTTCCCTTTGCAAGAGCATACTCCTACCTATTCCCTTGCCGCAGCAACCCCTCTCTTTGTCAAGGTTGCGACAGAGGATCAGGCAAGCGCCGTTGCCAAAAAACTTGAAAAAGATTTTCTTTTGGATGGCGGCTTTGTCACCTCCCTTACCGAAGGTACGCATCAGTGGGATATGCCGAATGGTTGGGCTCCCCTTGAGTGGATTACCATCAAGGGACTTCTCAACTATGGCTACACAGACTTAGCACTAGAAGGTGCCCGCCGCTGGCTTGCACTCAATGAAAAGATCTTCAACGAAAAAGAAACTCTTCTTGAAAAATATAACGTCCGTGAATGCACAGCTAATGTCTCTCGTGGAGAGTATGAACTGCAACAAGGATTTGGTTGGACCAACGGTGTTGCTTTAAAACTTATGGAGCTCCTTGATGGATTTGAAAATCAAAAATAA
- a CDS encoding SDR family NAD(P)-dependent oxidoreductase, with amino-acid sequence MAKDAGKTIVESVGPIDILVTNAGGPPKKNFLELSSSDWENGYHNLWMSAIQAIHTALPHMQKQKWGRIILSTSSSSKQPIPELTISNAYRPGLLGVMKTVAAEVASDSITVNAIMPGSIHTRRMEELKVPIEELAELVPAKRLDTPEEFRCPGDFSCFRTCHLYHRSSHCLR; translated from the coding sequence TTGGCAAAAGATGCCGGGAAGACTATTGTTGAAAGCGTTGGCCCCATTGATATCCTTGTCACAAATGCAGGAGGTCCCCCTAAAAAGAATTTCCTCGAATTGAGCTCCTCTGATTGGGAAAATGGATATCATAATCTCTGGATGTCAGCTATTCAAGCGATCCACACGGCCCTTCCTCACATGCAAAAACAGAAGTGGGGACGCATCATCCTCTCTACGTCCTCTTCATCAAAACAACCAATTCCTGAGCTTACGATCTCAAATGCCTACCGACCTGGCCTTTTAGGAGTCATGAAAACTGTTGCAGCGGAAGTTGCTAGCGATAGCATCACAGTGAATGCCATTATGCCTGGATCCATCCATACGCGCCGAATGGAGGAGTTAAAAGTTCCAATCGAAGAACTTGCAGAGCTGGTTCCCGCTAAACGACTCGACACGCCCGAAGAATTTCGCTGCCCTGGCGACTTTTCTTGCTTTCGAACCTGCCACCTATATCACCGGTCAAGCCATTGCCTGCGATAG
- a CDS encoding sulfatase-like hydrolase/transferase has translation MEGGKSSNSFWQKALLINPYYFALLLFGMLSLNVYHVISLEHEWTVSPIFFLCYALIENMLEVLTLVFIGNVIKTYLPKVFYYGFVSLCFLFLALHLVDFVLLRFMDISVFYGIFWVLGESMENFIELLHITGITIQTWLFLAAGVVIIIPLLAMILYGLTGKLAKKPMKITHRGLMKTLFCLPIGLLALDLTITPQIDTHEYHYYQRILPWKSTLISQDALILHMEKPLKSLMGEAELLKKVHSVPMSVRDKPNIYLFVVESLREDFMTEETAKNIHEFRKENIVFGKTYSNANCTQDSWYSIFSGNYPFHWAEAKETRQSGSIPLQVLKKLGYHIHIYSAAQLNYYGMAPVMFGKNHYLADSYNVYPHYYPVEACDSDQKAVEKFLVDSDKKWAKEGNVFIFFIESTHFNYSWPKDYFTPFMPFSSEKTHLRMSNSIKNIELIKNRYRNSIHYMDSLFGRVIEKLKERDLYNEGVILFTGDHGEEFFEEGQLFHASHLSSMQTEPPIYMKLGNNQRASDLDLDQLKVSQVDMLPTVLDYLLGDQPFDIFDGESIFKEERKPYIVSARFNGARAPQEFFILDDKHKCTFRFQGSDALELWETKDLSGQVIEVKKEDIQKHLSPILKSLFH, from the coding sequence ATGGAAGGGGGAAAGTCTTCCAATTCTTTTTGGCAAAAAGCATTACTGATTAACCCATATTATTTTGCTCTTCTGCTTTTTGGAATGCTTAGTCTCAATGTATATCATGTGATCTCTCTCGAGCATGAGTGGACGGTTTCTCCTATTTTCTTTTTGTGTTATGCTTTGATTGAGAACATGTTAGAGGTTTTGACCTTAGTCTTTATTGGAAATGTAATCAAAACGTATCTTCCAAAAGTCTTTTACTACGGATTTGTAAGCCTGTGCTTTTTGTTTCTAGCTCTTCATTTAGTGGACTTTGTTTTACTTCGGTTTATGGATATTTCGGTTTTTTACGGGATTTTCTGGGTGCTTGGTGAAAGCATGGAGAATTTTATTGAACTTCTTCATATCACAGGGATTACAATCCAAACATGGCTTTTTTTGGCTGCAGGAGTTGTGATAATTATCCCATTGCTTGCCATGATTTTATATGGGCTAACGGGAAAACTGGCTAAAAAGCCCATGAAAATCACCCATAGAGGTCTGATGAAGACCCTTTTTTGCTTGCCGATTGGTCTTTTGGCGCTGGATTTAACAATTACACCCCAAATAGACACCCACGAATATCATTACTATCAACGAATTCTTCCATGGAAATCGACATTAATTTCTCAAGATGCACTCATCCTTCACATGGAGAAACCTCTAAAATCACTGATGGGAGAGGCTGAACTGTTGAAGAAAGTCCACTCTGTTCCCATGAGTGTGAGGGATAAACCTAATATCTACCTGTTTGTTGTAGAAAGTCTTAGAGAAGATTTCATGACTGAAGAGACTGCTAAAAACATTCACGAGTTTCGAAAGGAAAATATTGTATTTGGAAAAACCTATTCAAATGCCAATTGTACGCAAGATTCCTGGTATTCGATTTTTAGTGGAAATTATCCCTTCCATTGGGCGGAAGCAAAGGAAACACGGCAGTCTGGGAGCATTCCCCTGCAGGTATTGAAAAAACTGGGATATCACATCCATATCTATTCAGCCGCACAACTCAACTATTATGGGATGGCTCCTGTGATGTTTGGAAAGAATCATTACTTGGCGGACTCCTACAATGTCTATCCTCACTACTATCCTGTAGAAGCATGTGATTCGGATCAGAAGGCTGTAGAAAAGTTTTTGGTGGATTCTGATAAAAAATGGGCAAAAGAGGGGAATGTCTTTATTTTTTTTATCGAATCCACCCACTTTAATTATAGCTGGCCAAAAGATTACTTCACCCCCTTTATGCCGTTCAGCTCAGAAAAAACCCATCTGAGAATGTCGAATTCAATAAAGAACATTGAACTCATTAAAAACCGTTATCGCAATTCAATTCACTATATGGATTCTCTCTTCGGTCGGGTTATAGAAAAATTGAAAGAGCGGGATCTTTATAATGAAGGTGTAATCCTTTTTACTGGAGATCATGGTGAGGAGTTTTTCGAGGAAGGACAGCTATTTCATGCCTCTCACCTAAGTAGTATGCAGACTGAGCCTCCTATTTATATGAAGCTTGGAAATAATCAGAGGGCTTCAGATCTCGATCTTGATCAATTGAAAGTCTCTCAGGTTGATATGCTGCCTACAGTTCTAGACTACTTATTAGGGGATCAACCTTTTGATATATTCGATGGAGAGTCTATTTTCAAAGAAGAGCGGAAACCTTACATCGTATCAGCGCGGTTTAATGGAGCACGTGCACCTCAAGAGTTCTTCATTCTTGATGATAAGCATAAGTGTACCTTTCGATTTCAAGGGAGTGATGCACTAGAGCTTTGGGAAACAAAAGACCTATCTGGCCAGGTTATTGAGGTGAAAAAAGAGGATATTCAAAAGCATCTTTCCCCAATACTTAAGTCTCTATTTCATTAA
- a CDS encoding IS630 transposase-related protein, which produces MTYSLDFRKKVLSIRSKEKLSFAQVARRFGVSVNSVFLWSKRLEPRRTKIRPAIKIDREILMEDIKKYPDAFNYERAHRLNVSTSGIRCAMKRLRISYKKNAQPSQGLRNKKTNLSRKNRRI; this is translated from the coding sequence ATGACATATTCGCTAGATTTTAGAAAAAAAGTTCTATCAATCCGAAGCAAAGAAAAATTAAGCTTTGCCCAAGTAGCAAGACGCTTTGGAGTAAGTGTAAATAGTGTGTTTCTCTGGTCTAAGAGGTTAGAGCCGAGGCGCACTAAAATCAGACCTGCAATAAAGATTGATAGAGAGATCTTGATGGAGGATATCAAGAAATACCCTGATGCCTTCAACTATGAACGAGCACATCGTCTCAACGTAAGCACTTCAGGCATTCGGTGTGCCATGAAGAGGTTAAGAATTAGCTATAAAAAAAACGCTCAACCATCCCAAGGCCTGCGAAACAAAAAGACAAATCTTTCAAGGAAAAATCGCAGAATATAA